In Alteromonas macleodii, the sequence TCAAATGCAATTTCATAGCAGTCCTATATGCCCTCAAGCGTCTTTACCACCCGGTCGTATGGGCGGATTTTTTAGCCAATCACTACAGAAAAATATATTGGCTTTTATTTTTATTCTTAAGCCACCTTGAAACCATTAATCGTCAAGCTAGCGTTTTTCAGTCTAATATGACCCTGGCAGTAAGATTTGTTTGCGCTTTTTAGAGTTCTTACTCTTCGCCTAAGTGTCTGACTGACTATTGTTTTTAACGTTGTTCTGTTCCTAACCCTACAAACTATAAACCAGTTATTCAGGGTGATCTAGTTAGACAGTAGTATTGGTCTAATCTAATGTTTAAAGTTTTGCTAAATGCTGCTTGTTTAATGCCCTTAGATTTATCTTCCCATTGCGTCAAGAACGCCAACTTCGCTACACACGTTATCTCTTTTACAGTGCAACAGACGCATTTTTTACATCGCACCAAACACCCTGCTTAGTTTGCGTATCGGCAAGCACAGAAAAATGTTTACCTTTTCCTGTGCTTATCCGATTAATCAGAGGCAGAACCTCTGTTGAACCGTTTACAGGTAATCGCGAATTAGCGTTTCAGCAATTTGAATGCTGTTTGTTGCTGCGCCTTTACGGATATTGTCAGAAACTACCCATAAATTTAAGCCACAAGGGTGTGTAATGTCGTTTCTAATTCTGCCCACGTGCACAATGTCGTTACCGCTAGCACTACTAACCTGAGTTGGGAACTGCTCATTTCCATCGTACACGGTAACACCTGGAGCATCGGCTAGAAGCTCTTTAACATGCTGTGCATCTATCGGAGAACGTGTTTCTAAGTGAATTGCTTCCGCATGACCGTAAAATACAGGCACACGTACCGCAGTAGCGTTTACCAAAATACTTTGGTCACCCATGATTTTTTGGGTTTCCCACAGCATTTTCATTTCTTCTTTGGTGTAGTCGTTATCTTGGAAAACATCGATTTGAGGGATAACGTTAAAGGCAATTTGTCGACTAAATGACTCTGACTTCACTTCACGAGCATTTAGCAAACCCGCAGTTTGTTTAGCCAGCTCTTCCATGGCCTCTTTACCTGCACCAGACACTGACTGGTAGGTACACACGTTAATACGGTCAATACCAACAGCTTCTTGTATTGGTTGAAGTGCTACTAACATTTGAATAGTTGAGCAGTTTGGGTTCGCAATTATGTTTCTATTGCGAAACTCTGCCAGTGCATGCGCGTTAACTTCTGGCACTACAAGAGGGATATCAGGCTCGTAACGAAACTCTGAAGTATTGTCGATTACAATACAGCCTTCTTCTGCTGCTAGCGGCGCAAATTTTGCTGAGATACTTCCACCGGCTGAGAAAAAACCTAATTGTACTAATGACCAATCGAAGTCGTCAGCATCTAATACTTCAATGTCTTCGCCTTTAAACGATACAGTACTACCAGCTGAACGTTTACTGGCAAGCGGATACAAACGGTTTACCGGAAAGTCTCGCTCTTCTAATAGTTCAATCATGGTTTGGCCCACTAAACCAGTGGCACCAAGTACCGCTACGTCAAACGCTTGCGACATAATGCTTTATGCTCCTAATAAAAAAATATCTAAACCAGACTAACGGAAAAGCCTAGTTTGGTGAAAGTGTTTTGAATTTGTTTGCTGGTGTTCTTTGGCAATTGTAACTCATAGGCGCTGCACTCGCGACGTACTCTGTATTGCTTGCGCAGTGCAGAAAACGTATTCGCTACATCAGAATTCGTCTTTTCGTTATTTTTTGATGTTGTTGAAAAAGCGTTTCGCGTTATTTCGTCATCAATAGCGACATCGTACACCTTGTGAAATACTGCTGTAAGATCTTCAACCGATAAGCGAGATGCTTCTGGCGATGCTAAATCACCGTTTATTGGGCTGGTCTTATCTAGAAAGTCGCTGAGCTCTTTATCTGGTGCTGTACCCACTACCTCACATATTTGCTCGTAAATCATTTGTGTACCGCGCACTTTGCCTTCAACAGAGTGACCCGCAATATGTGGCGTAACGAACCAAACATGGTCAAATAACGCTGTGTTTATTGCGGGCTCATTATCAAATACATCGAGCACCACCGTTGGCGCCTGTTCTTGTTGAAGCAGGTTAAGTAGCGCTTCTTCATCTATAACCTCACCCCGACATGCATTGATAAGCAGCTGGTCAGGTGTTAATGCTTCAAGAAAAGTCTGGTCGATCATCTGATACGTGGGATAGTCGCCGCCTTTAATGAAAGGCACATGAAGCGAGACAACGTCGCACGTTGCAATTTGTGCTAAATCTACAAACGACTGACCGTTGTGCTGTGTTTTACCAGTACTTGCTAACGCTTGTTGTAGCGGAGGGTCGTACAAGCAGTGTTTAACATCAATTGCCGTTAAAATACGTGATAGCGCGCTTCCCACGTTACCGGCCCCTACTATACCTACTGTCGCATTGTACAAGTCGAGCTTTTGGGCTTTTTGTGCATGTAATAAAACACTTAATACGTACTCAGCAACTGCAACGGCATTACACCCTGCTGCGCTGCTATGCACAATACCAACCTTGTCTAGATGTATTTTATCTAGATGATTGGTTCCTGCCGTTGCTGTGGTAACAAACTTAAGCTTGTTAGCGTTCGTTAACAGTTCAGGGGTAACCTTGGTGGTAGAACGCAGCGCAAGAATATCAACATCGCACAACATCTCTGGCACAAGAGACTGCCAAGCATAGGTTTCAACTTGACCTACGCTGTTAAGGTAATCTGTGCCAAAAGGAATGGTATCTTCAAGAAGTATTTTCATGGCGCTAAGTGTACCTTAAGTTAGGCTTTTAGTAACCTAGCGCCCTTAATTTACTTGCTTTTAATTGGCTTTAATTTACGTCATTTAATACAGGGTTGGCTGCAATATTTAAGATAAGGCCGAAATACAAACAATCTGTTTAAAACGATAGCTTTTATGATAAGAGCTATTAGCCTAGTTCTTTTTTGCCTACCTCACCATTGTAGAGTTTTCTGTTAGATAACGTTTAACTTCAAACCATTACTTATCGTATCCAGGGAAGCGACGCTCAACGCGACGTTTAATACCTGGCCATGCCAGTGACCCA encodes:
- a CDS encoding 4-phosphoerythronate dehydrogenase: MKILLEDTIPFGTDYLNSVGQVETYAWQSLVPEMLCDVDILALRSTTKVTPELLTNANKLKFVTTATAGTNHLDKIHLDKVGIVHSSAAGCNAVAVAEYVLSVLLHAQKAQKLDLYNATVGIVGAGNVGSALSRILTAIDVKHCLYDPPLQQALASTGKTQHNGQSFVDLAQIATCDVVSLHVPFIKGGDYPTYQMIDQTFLEALTPDQLLINACRGEVIDEEALLNLLQQEQAPTVVLDVFDNEPAINTALFDHVWFVTPHIAGHSVEGKVRGTQMIYEQICEVVGTAPDKELSDFLDKTSPINGDLASPEASRLSVEDLTAVFHKVYDVAIDDEITRNAFSTTSKNNEKTNSDVANTFSALRKQYRVRRECSAYELQLPKNTSKQIQNTFTKLGFSVSLV
- a CDS encoding aspartate-semialdehyde dehydrogenase → MSQAFDVAVLGATGLVGQTMIELLEERDFPVNRLYPLASKRSAGSTVSFKGEDIEVLDADDFDWSLVQLGFFSAGGSISAKFAPLAAEEGCIVIDNTSEFRYEPDIPLVVPEVNAHALAEFRNRNIIANPNCSTIQMLVALQPIQEAVGIDRINVCTYQSVSGAGKEAMEELAKQTAGLLNAREVKSESFSRQIAFNVIPQIDVFQDNDYTKEEMKMLWETQKIMGDQSILVNATAVRVPVFYGHAEAIHLETRSPIDAQHVKELLADAPGVTVYDGNEQFPTQVSSASGNDIVHVGRIRNDITHPCGLNLWVVSDNIRKGAATNSIQIAETLIRDYL